A window of Punica granatum isolate Tunisia-2019 chromosome 8, ASM765513v2, whole genome shotgun sequence genomic DNA:
GGCCACCGGAGTCAGGCTAGGGTTGCTTTGGAGATTTTTGGCCTGGGTTGGGGGGTGATTAGAGTTTATCTTTGGGCTATCGACTAAGAGTGAAGGTTGTTGCTGGGACGTCATCCCGTCTATTTGTTGGACTTGGGATCTCGTCATCATCGGCATGACGTTTTGCACGAGTTCTCACAGACGGCGCTACCCGATATGAATAAAATGATAAGGACTTGATGTTCTTTTGATGATCCCCGTTTTCTAGATCCCAAAGTCTTCTATCAATCCTCTTGTTAATCTCTCGTGTTTCGCTCCGGTTAGCTGAACACCTCACCTCATAGAAATAGGCGTTACTGGGGGCCCGAGGTTAATCCCGAGAAAACCCCATCCGATGTTTAAATGAGTATTATGTCTAATCAAATGGGAATCTTTCTTGAAAAATATGCCCTCTTGAACAATGAGCAGATTCTTTACTTATAGGCGTCTAACTTACGTTATTTAGGTGCGAGAATGGACCATTGTGCTTGCTTCTTCTCTGAGCGTGAGTCCTTATGGGCCTTAAGGGGTTCAAGGTCCATATTGGATGTCACAGACCCACTAACGTTTGATAGTCCGAGAAACAAGCCGTATATGGGTCAACGCTTTGGTCCGAAGATTGAGCTAGTCAACTCGATTGGGGGTTGGGGCCATCGAGTCTCAAGACCTTGCGACAAGACCAAGGCCTTCCCGCCTTTGAAGGCCGAACCCTTGAGGTCTCGGGCCTTCGGGGTCATCAATCCCTTCGAGGTCTCGGGCTTACAAGGCCCCCAGCTTGTGGGCCCTCGAGATTTCGAGGCCCTCGAGCCTACGAGGCCATAGAGGCCCTCAAGCCTAGGAGGCCTTCGAGCCTCTGAGGTTGGCTGGCCTACAAGGCCCTTGATCCTTCGGGAACGAGTCCCTCTGAAGCCACGCGCCTCCGAGGGCCTCGAGCCTTCAGGGCCATTGAGTGTCGAATGTGCCCGGCACTCGGGGCTCTCAAGTTCTCGATGTTGTTGAGCCCATGAGGCGCCCGAGCATGGTTCTTGCCTTGGAACCTTCGAGGCCAATCGATTTCGTGCCTAGGGTATTCTCAGCAATGGTTGTTTCTCGATTTCGTATTGCCGCATAATTATCCCCTGATAATGACGTAGGTTCGTATTATTATATCAGCTATCATATCAGTTGGAAGCGGTTTCATAAGCCGGACCAAGCTAAACCTAAAACCGACCCCCGGAATAGAACCCACTGACCATAGGACAATAATCGGtttctcctttcctttttttttaatttctttttctgtgaGACAAATCATTGGTTTCATAGTGGAGGTTTAGAACTTAGGAATATTCATGACATTGAGGATGAACTTGGATTTAATATTTTGGAATTACATATGGTTCGTTAGCATCGACTTTCAAGCGTTGTCATATTAACGATAGATATTTATGGATatgaaaatgatataaataagCAAAGAAAAGGCATCTTGGTCTTTCACTAAGAGCATTTGTTCACATTTGACTATTGGGGGAATGATGACATTTTCGGAGTAACGCTTCACCCTTACTCAAAGTTATCCATTGGACTTAAGAGTGACATTACCAATGAGGAAAAGTTCGAGAGTGCCATTGATCTTTATCCGTTCCTTTTTTCCCCTCACCTCATTCGTTCTTGACTGGCTTTTTAAGACTTTAAAAACTGGCCCCAGAAAGTTGGTGCTTAAGAACATTCCCACAAATTCAGCAAAAAAGAACATTCCCACAAAACCGGCGGACCCGAATGGTTAAACCTATATTGGGCAATGCCAACTGCCAAGCAAAGATCCAAAATGGGTTGAAATATGAACCTCATAAGGCACATGACGAAGTAGCTCAGTGTTGGCAAAAGGTCGTCCCGAAGGCCAACTATCGTGAACAAATCAAATTGACAATTCATTGTCGCCAAAACACAATCAACCGGTCACCTCTTCGAGCAAACCTACCatgataattatatataactaCAGAAAGAGGTATTCAGATGGCAATAGCTAAATCAAGTGCAGTGGCACTTCGTGCGCGACTTGACAAGGATAAGATCAGAAGACTGGGAGTAACTTAAGCAGACCATGCATCAGCATAGCACATAATTGCAAGACTGAAGGCTACAGAAAGTAACAGATGGACAGTCTACAAGCAATCGAACTCCTCATTGTTCAAATCATTGGCGACTCCTGATTCTCTGATGGGAAATTTTAATCTGAATAGGTTAAGGAGACTAGGGACTCGACTACGCAGTTTATTGAAGATCAAGTACTCTATGTAGTATATTCGGCATTTATTTTGACGTAATCATAGCTTAGATCACAGCCCCATGCCTGCCCACTTCCATCTCCATTCCctgaagaagagagagagagagagagagagagagaaagagagagagaagatatCAAATCATTTTCCGGAAAGTATCTCATCCCGTAAAGACCAGTTTCTTGCTAAAGAATCTAATGGATAACTGAGTAGCAGCAGCAGAAAAGTCTTACCAACTGAGATATGAATTGCAACTGTGCCATGGATCTCACCGGCTTTTCGGAGGTAACTACTGGCTGCAGCTCTGTTCATATCAACCAAAGCCACAAAAAAATGATGataaataagagaaaattaaTGTACTTTTGATGGCAAATCGTATGCTCTCGTAAAATGAGAGAATCACGGAAAATCGTGGAGAAAATCTTCGTGACAGAAAATCGTGGAGAAAATCTACTGTGATTTCTATGCAAAAACGCATTTCCTAACATGAAAATCTTCGTCTTACCGGTCAAAGTGCTGTGGTTGCCCACCCTCCATAAGTAGAATGTCACCGAGCAATATCCGGAGCTTATTTGGCGGAAAAGGAATCCCTGCATAGCCTGCGGCACAAGCAATTCTTCCCCAGTTTGGATCTCTGCCGTAAACAGCAGCCTGATTGGGCATAATTGAAAGTAAGTTGCCAAACCTAAGGCATAATATGATAgcaagaagaaggaaaatcaAATAAACGCGTTAACACAGTGCCTTGACAAGGGAGGAAGATGCCACAGCTCGAGCAATTTTTGCTGCGTCCGTTTCACTATCCGCCCCGCTTACATTGACCTGCACATCAACTTAGCTATCACTATGTTTAACCATAGAACTATCCATCACGGACACCTGCAGCTAACTAGTTCCTGGTACTTTCACAGGACTAAGATGAGTAAAATTTGACGAAATTACTTATcccacaaaaaataaataaaccaaATTCCTCTAAGGGGGGCTAACGAATAACAAGTGATATCAAATGAGTTGCATACCTCAATTAAGCAAGTTGCTCCTTCGCCATCCCATGCTATTGATTTGGCAAGACCTTGCATAACCTTACAGACAAATAGGAACAATCATAAGATAGATTTAATTATGTGAATCTTGAACCCCATTCAATAATTTCTACAAGTGACATGCATAATTTCTATATTAACAGTATGCACTGAATAGATACTGGACAAGGGAAAAAACGCATGAAGACATGAGCTTTACCCCATCGAGACAAGACTGAAGCTGTCTCCCCTCATCACTGTCCAAAGAAGATATCACTGATCCCGAAAGACCACTAGCCAAAGCAATGACAGTATCATTGGTGCTAGTATCTCCGTCTACCTGCCAAAGACCACATCAAAGTTGGAAACTTTGGTGATAATCGTCAACCGGAGAACAATGGCACAAGTCCGACATACAGTAATCTGGTTAAAACTCCTGTCAACGGAAACTTTCACCATCTTTCTCCACACATCACTCGAAACAACAGCATCAGTTGTTACCACCTAAAAAACATTGTCAGTAATAAGCGGAAGAGAGCAAACACTGAAAAGATTCTGGCTAAAagtaaaaacataaaaagcctaacagaaaaatttattagagAGTGCGTACACCAAGCATCGTAGCCATATTTGGGTGAATCATCCCAGAGCCTTTTCCCATTCCTCCAACTCTTACCTTAGCCCCTCCAACCTGTGTGGAATCACCCGCATCTGGAATAAGAACTCTTTTCCAATATTGGAATAAGAAAAGTTTCTGATCTGAATAAATTTTGGTGTAAATGCAATATTTTATCAGCGCCTCATAATACTCTACGTTAGAACCAAGAAATTAGTAAATCATGATTTTCAACCTACACTTTTTTCTCttataacaaaaatatcaCAAGTGTACTCCATAAGAATATTTAGGTCATATGTACAACTTAACAAATTGAACTGACATAcatcaaatatttttaagCCACGTGCATATGATACTTATCCTCTGACTAATTACCTTGGCCTCAATTGCAACACTCTTGCTCACAAGGTCGGTGGTTGT
This region includes:
- the LOC116189281 gene encoding arginine biosynthesis bifunctional protein ArgJ, chloroplastic; amino-acid sequence: MNALAPPPYRQSVPGIKLPRLSPSKLSPRSFRVCIASSLMEASRYIPSAPILLPEGPWKQILGGVTAAEGFRASGMFGGLRAKGDKPDLALLVCDVDAICAGSFTTNIVAAAPVEYCRKALEMTKTARAVLINAGQANAATGDAGYQDVIECVHSLANLLQVKPEEVLVESTGVIGQRIKKDALLKSLPRLINSLSATTEGADAAAVAITTTDLVSKSVAIEAKVGGAKVRVGGMGKGSGMIHPNMATMLGVVTTDAVVSSDVWRKMVKVSVDRSFNQITVDGDTSTNDTVIALASGLSGSVISSLDSDEGRQLQSCLDGVMQGLAKSIAWDGEGATCLIEVNVSGADSETDAAKIARAVASSSLVKAAVYGRDPNWGRIACAAGYAGIPFPPNKLRILLGDILLMEGGQPQHFDRAAASSYLRKAGEIHGTVAIHISVGNGDGSGQAWGCDLSYDYVKINAEYTT